The following proteins are co-located in the Neodiprion virginianus isolate iyNeoVirg1 chromosome 6, iyNeoVirg1.1, whole genome shotgun sequence genome:
- the LOC124307754 gene encoding spectrin beta chain isoform X4, which yields MTTDISVVRGGWDPTLQQEIVDEYEYDGGNSSSRLFERSRIKALAGERESVQKKTFQKWVNSHLVRCSCRIGDLYVDLRDGKMLIKLLEILSGERLPRPTKGKMRIHCLENVDKALQFLREQRVHLENMGSHDIVDGNPRLSLGLIWTIILRFQIQDITIEETDNQETKSAKDALLLWCQMKTAGYHNVNVRNFTTSWRDGLAFNAIIHKHRPDLIHFDKLSKLNAIYNLNNAFNVAEDKLGLTKLLDAEDIFVDHPDEKSIITYVVTYYHYFSKMKQETVQGKRIGKVVGIAMENDRMIHDYESLTSDLLRWIEGTIEALGDRRFANSLVGVQTQLSQFSNYRTVEKPPKFVEKGNLEVLLFTLQSKMRANNQKPYTPKEGKMISDINKAWERLEKAEHERELALREELIRQEKLEQLAARFNRKASMRETWLSENQRLVSQDNFGFDLAAVEAAAKKHEAIETDIFAYEERVQAVMAVSQELEAENYHDIDRINARKDNVLRLWNYLLELLKARRVRLECSLQLQQNFQEMLYILDSMEEIKMRLLTDDYGKHLMGVEDLLQKHSLVEADINVLGERVKAVVQQSQRFLEQGEDYRPCDPTIIIERVQQLEDAYAELVRLAVERRARLEESRNLWQFYWDMADEENWIKEKEQIVSTGDIGHDLTTINLLLSKHKALENEIQSHEPQLMSVAAVGDELISQHHFGSDRIKERLQEILGMWNHLLDLAAFRRKRLEEAVDYHQLFADADDIDIWMLDTLRLVSSEDVGRDEANVQSLLKKHKDVTDELKNYATTIEQLHQQASQLGEHDSKSPKVLERLASIDSRYKELLELAKLRKQRLLDALSLYKLFSESDGVEQWIGEKNRMLETMVPAKDIEDVEIMKHRYDGFEKEMNANASRVAVVNQLARQLLHVEHPNSEQIVARQNELNQKWAELREKAEGKREALNSAHGVQTFHIECRETVSWIEDKKRILQQTDSLEMDLTGVMTLQRRLSGMERDLAAIQAKLNALEKEAQSIEQEHPDEAAVIRERITQIHTMWEQLTQMLKERDAKLEEAGDLHRFLRDLDHFQTWLTKTQTDVASEDTPTSLADAEKLLTQHQNIKEEIDNYTDDYQKMMDYGERLTSEAGDGDTQYMFLRERLNALKMGWEELHQMWANRQNLLSNSLNLQVFDRDARQAEVLLSQQEHILTKDETPTNFEQAENMIKRHEAFMTTLEANDDKINSVVQFAGRLVEEGHFAADKVKKKADAINDRRNANHERANQVMDKLKDQLQLQMFLQDREELVEWVQEKHITAQDETYRSAKTVHSKWTRHQAFEAEIASNKDRLQQLQQAADELIQLKPELAEIIKPKVEELCDQFEELETTTKDKGERLFDANREVLIHQTCDDIDSWMNELEKQIESTDTGSDLASVNILMQKQQMIETQMAVKARQVTELDKQAEHLQRTVPDEKMEEIKCKKEKVAQRFEQLKAPLTDRQRQLEKKKEAYQFRRDVEDEKLWIAEKMPQATSSEYGNSLFNVHMLKKKNQSLRTEIENHEPRINSVCKNGQKLIDEGHEDSAEFTQRISDLSDKWRELKDAVDNRNKHLLQNEKAQQYFFDATEAESWMSEQELYMMVEDRGKDEISAQNLMKKHESLEHAVEDYADTIRQLGETARQLINDQHALSDQIAVKQSQVDKLYAGLKDLAGERRAKLDEALQLFMLNREVDDLEQWIAERELVAGSHELGQDYDHVTLLWERFKEFARDTETIGSERVAAVNGIADSLIATGHSDAATIAEWKDGLNEVWQDLLELIETRTQMLAASRELHKFFHDCKDVLGRILEKQNAMSDELGRDAGSVSALQRKHGNFIQDLFTLQSQVTQIQDESSKLQASYAGDKAREITNREAEVVAAWNNLQSLCEGRKAKLEDTGDLFRFFNMVRTLLIWMDDVVRQMNTSEKPRDVSGVELLMNNHQSLKAEIDTREDNLTACLDLGKDLLARNHYASVQIKEKLLALTDHRNALLHRWEERWENLQLILEVYQFARDAAVAEAWLIAQEPYLMSQELGHTIDDVENLIKKHEAFEKSAAAQEERFSALQRLTTSECPDKECGLYPPVLEFSHKLIFTPECPPSSKIPITQPKKYLKSQGEIVRDIILYCDRFIMPDTMQRRECTSTGTKIIYPNAINYRTDKTKPSKSFLWSSSWNSTSKTSQGSSGSQPVSPYAEFTDVPVFDDEIVTSNERKTLRRISTISAHKPEFFRLHSTPEIADLTVLIPRKYCVSNSSSDTEYSEIIDTACVPEKRTKSSTSIDVSHSVMIHNLVDTDNEFNHKHVNVELKTQLVKPTDTQMNEYGLEAYLRDKKSEKALAEISLNDELSSEDRHSLDLEKSITNIRKLRLEIGAFTDDLIKADLDPSELLILAERCFCNEDNSIRSFNHLMQVKFNDHDYMSLKSRAMPPKSSKLLTNETSSVRERSKSLLGPKDKFKKSSNLNKVDPNLSAISDSEKSFPSQDHSFSLDNVTLENNVTQFELRELKRQEQEREEEERREQEEAAAAEAAKLAKATPVTSPDEPPSDRVDGDGNQSGEQAGEEDGHAPKGGSGSESGTLRRKERSRSKSPFRSFRWKKSTKSPSLDRSGVSDDDHSYTEQRSPGDDEFEGTLTRKHEWESTTKKATNRSWDKLYMVVRGQNLVAYKDQKSYKAAADQPYKGEPPLDLRGASVQVASEYTKKKHVFRVKSQSGADFLFQAKDDAEMLEWVSLLNQAAQGVSGASTSRAHTLPAPTQAETKRRSFFTLKKN from the exons ATGACGACCGACATCTCGGTGGTGCGCGGGGGTTGGGACCCGACGCTTCAACAGGAGATTGTCGACGAGTACGAATACGATGGAGGAAATTCCAGTTCGAGACTTTTTGAACGATCCCGTATCAAGGCTTTAGCTG gTGAACGTGAATCGGTACAGAagaaaacatttcaaaaatgggTGAATTCCCATCTGGTACGATGTTCTTGTCGTATCGGAGATCTCTATGTCGATCTTCGCGATGGAAAAATGCTTATAAAGCTGCTGGAAATATTGTCGGGCGAACGTTTGCCACGTCCTACAAAAGGAAAAATGCGTATCCATTGTTTGGAGAATGTAGATAAGGCACTGCAATTTTTGCGAGAGCAAAGAGTCCATCTTGAAAACATGGGATCACACGACATCGTCGATGGAAATCCAAGATTAAGCTTGGGATTAATTTGGACAATCATTCTACGTTTCCAAATTCAAGACATCACCATAGAAGAAACTGATAACCAGGAAACTAAATCAGCCAAGGATGCTTTGCTTTTGTGGTGTCAAATGAAGACTGCTGGATATCACAATGTAAATGTTAGGAACTTCACAACATCTTGGCGAGACGGTCTTGCGTTCAATGCCATAATACACAAACATCGTCCAGATTTGATCCACTTTGACAAGCTATCGAAATTAAACGCGATCTACAATTTAAACAATGCTTTCAATGTCGCAGAGGATAAATTAGGTCTAACAAAATTGTTAGACGCAGAGGATATTTTTGTTGATCATCCTGACGAAAAGTCTATAATAACTTATGTTGTGACCTACTATCACTACTTCTCGAAAATGAAGCAGGAGACCGTTCAAGGTAAACGAATTGGTAAAGTTGTCGGAATTGCCATGGAGAACGATAGAATGATTCACGATTATGAAAGTTTGACAAGTGATTTACTTAGATGGATCGAAGGAACAATTGAAGCTTTGGGTGATCGTCGTTTTGCTAATTCTCTTGTGGGCGTTCAGACTCAACTTTCACAGTTTTCCAACTACCGTACAGTAGAAAAACCACCTAAATTTGTAGAAAAGGGTAACTTGGAGGTGCTACTGTTTACACTGCAATCCAAAATGCGTGCCAACAATCAGAAACCCTACACACCCAAGGAAGGTAAAATGATTTCCGATATCAACAAAGCCTGGGAGAGATTAGAAAAAGCTGAACACGAGCGTGAATTGGCGCTCAGAGAAGAATTGATACGTCAAGAAAAATTGGAGCAATTGGCTGCAAGATTTAACCGAAAAGCCAGCATGAGAGAAACTTGGCTATCTGAAAATCAACGACTTGTATCGCAAGACAACTTTGGCTTCGATTTAGCAGCCGTAGAAGCTGCAGCTAAGAAACACGAGGCTATAGAAACTGATATATTCGCTTACGAAGAACGTGTGCAGGCAGTCATGGCTGTGTCTCAAGAGTTAGAGGCTGAAAACTACCACGATATAGACCGGATCAATGCCCGAAAGGACAATGTTTTAAGATTGTGGAACTACCTTCTGGAATTACTGAAAGCACGAAGAGTGCGGTTGGAATGTTCACTTCAATTACAACAGAACTTCCAAGAAATGTTGTACATTTTAGACAGTATGGAAGAAATTAAGATGCGATTGTTAACTGATGATTATGGTAAACATTTGATGGGCGTTGAAGATCTTCTTCAAAAGCATTCACTTGTTGAGGCCGACATCAATGTCTTAGGTGAGAGAGTTAAGGCTGTCGTACAACAAAGCCAAAGATTCTTAGAACAAGGAGAAGATTATCGTCCTTGCGATCCAACCATTATTATTGAACGAGTGCAACAACTTGAAGATGCTTACGCTGAATTGGTCCGCCTGGCTGTTGAGCGTCGAGCACGGCTTGAAGAATCTCGTAATCTTTGGCAATTCTATTGGGATATGGCTGACGAAGAGAATTGGATCAAGGAGAAAGAGCAGATTGTTTCTACGGGTGATATCGGTCATGACTTAACTACCATTAATTTACTTTTGTCCAAACACAAGGCCTTGGAGAACGAAATCCAATCTCACGAACCACAATTGATGTCAGTTGCTGCAGTGGGTGATGAATTGATTAGTCAACACCATTTCGGTTCTGATCGCATTAAGGAAAGATTACAAGAAATATTAGGCATGTGGAATCACCTGTTAGACTTGGCGGCGTTCAGACGCAAGCGGTTAGAAGAAGCTGTTGATTATCATCAATTATTTGCTGATGCCGACGATATCGATATTTGGATGCTCGATACTCTGCGATTGGTATCGTCTGAGGATGTCGGTCGCGATGAAGCAAATGTGCAATCTTTGCTGAAAAAACATAAAGATGTCACTGatgaactgaaaaattacgCTACAACCATTGAACAGCTGCATCAACAAGCATCGCAACTTGGAGAACACGATTCTAAGTCTCCAAAGGTATTAGAAAGACTCGCCTCAATTGATTCGAGATACAAAGAGCTTCTGGAACTGGCTAAATTGCGCAAGCAAAGATTATTAGATGCCTTGTCTCTGTACAAGCTGTTCAGCGAATCGGATGGAGTTGAACAATGGATCGGAGAAAAGAACAGAATGTTGGAAACTATGGTTCCTGCCAAGGACATTGAAGATGTTGAGATAATGAAACACCGCTACGATGGCTTTGAGAAGGAAATGAATGCCAATGCTTCTCGCGTTGCTGTAGTTAATCAATTGGCTAGACAGCTACTACATGTTGAACATCCGAACTCAGAGCAGATTGTTGCACGTCAGAATGAATTGAATCAAAAGTGGGCCGAGCTAAGAGAGAAGGCTGAAGGCAAACGTGAAGCACTCAACTCTGCACATGGAGTACAAACCTTCCATATCGAATGTCGTGAGACCGTATCTTGGATCGAAGATAAGAAACGCATCTTACAGCAAACCGATAGCTTAGAAATGGACTTGACTGGTGTGATGACGCTACAACGTCGGCTTAGCGGTATGGAGCGTGACTTGGCAGCCATACAGGCGAAATTGAATGCACTTGAAAAAGAAGCGCAATCAATTGAGCAGGAACATCCTGATGAGGCTGCAGTCATTCGTGAACGAATCACCCAAATTCATACCATGTGGGAGCAATTAACTCAGATGCTTAAAGAACGCGATGCCAAACTCGAAGAAGCTGGAGATTTACATAGATTCTTGCGTGACCTTGATCATTTCCAGACTTGGCTTACCAAGACCCAAACAGATGTTGCCAGCGAAGATACACCCACAAGCCTTGCAGATGCTGAGAAACTGTTGACCCAGCATCAGAATATTAAGGAAGAGATTGACAACTACACGGACGATTATCAGAAGATGATGGACTATGGCGAGAGGCTAACAAGTGAGGCTGGAGATGGAGATACACAGTACATGTTCTTGAGAGAAAGATTGAATGCCCTGAAAATGGGCTGGGAAGAGCTCCACCAAATGTGGGCAAATCGTCAAAATCTGTTATCGAATTCGTTGAACTTGCAGGTCTTTGACCGCGATGCTCGCCAAGCTGAAGTTTTGTTGTCTCAGCAAGAACATATCCTTACCAAAGATGAGACTCCGACGAACTTTGAACAAGcagaaaatatgataaaacGCCACGAAGCATTTATGACTACATTGGAAGCCAATGACGATAAGATCAACTCGGTCGTTCAATTTGCGGGCAGGTTAGTTGAGGAAGGCCACTTTGCGGCGGACAAAGTCAAGAAGAAGGCAGATGCAATAAATGATCGAAGAAACGCCAATCACGAAAGAGCTAATCAAGTGATGGACAAATTGAAGGATCAACTTCAGTTGCAGATGTTCTTACAGGATAGAGAGGAACTCGTTGAATGGGTACAGGAAAAACACATCACTGCTCAAGATGAAACTTATCGCAGTGCAAAAACGGTTCATAGCAAATGGACGAGGCACCAAGCGTTTGAAGCAGAAATTGCTAGCAATAAAGATCGTCTGCAACAACTGCAACAGGCTGCTGATGAGTTGATTCAATTGAAGCCTGAATTGGCTGAGATCATAAAGCCGAAAGTTGAAGAATTATGTGACCAATTTGAAGAGCTGGAAACAACAACAAAAGACAAAGGAGAGAGACTATTCGATGCTAATCGTGAAGTCCTCATACATCAGACTTGCGATGATATCGACTCGTGGATGAATGAATTGGAGAAACAGATTGAAAGTACAGATACTGGATCTGATCTTGCCTCTGTCAATATTTTGATGCAGAAACAGCAGATGATAGAAACTCAAATGGCTGTGAAGGCTCGCCAAGTTACAGAGCTCGATAAACAGGCTGAACATTTGCAGAGAACAGTACCAGACGAGAAgatggaagaaataaaatgcaaGAAGGAGAAAGTTGCGCAAAGATTTGAACAGCTTAAGGCACCACTTACCGATCGACAGCGTCAGctggagaagaaaaaagaagcgTACCAATTCAGGCGTGACGTTGAGGATGAGAAATTATGGATTGCAGAAAAAATGCCACAAGCTACCAGTTCGGAATATGGTAATTCCCTCTTCAATGTTCAtatgttgaagaaaaagaatcaatCTCTCCGTACTGAAATCGAAAACCACGAACCAAGAATTAATTCTGTATGTAAAAACGGTCAGAAATTGATTGACGAGGGACACGAAGATAGTGCTGAATTCACTCAACGTATCTCCGATCTTTCGGATAAATGGCGCGAACTGAAAGATGCGGTTGACAACAGGAATAAGCATTTGTTACAAAACGAAAAGGCACAACAATACTTCTTCGACGCCACGGAGGCTGAATCGTGGATGAGCGAACAGGAATTATACATGATGGTTGAAGATCGTGGTAAAGACGAGATATCTGCGCAAAACCTAATGAAAAAACACGAGTCTTTGGAACATGCTGTCGAAGATTATGCCGATACCATCCGTCAGCTAGGTGAAACAGCAAGACAATTGATAAACGATCAGCATGCATTGAGTGATCAAATTGCAGTCAAACAATCCCAAGTTGACAAGCTATATGCAGGACTAAAAGATTTGGCTGGCGAACGCCGTGCCAAGCTAGACGAAGCCCTTCAATTGTTTATGCTAAACCGAGAAGTTGATGATTTGGAGCAATGGATAGCTGAGCGAGAATTAGTTGCAGGCAGTCATGAGTTAGGTCAAGATTACGATCATGTTACTTTGCTCTGGGAAAGATTCAAGGAATTTGCTCGTGACACAGAGACAATAGGATCGGAAAGAGTCGCAGCTGTAAATGGAATTGCAGATTCTTTGATTGCAACAGGACATTCGGATGCAGCTACAATTGCAGAATGGAAGGATGGCCTGAACGAAGTCTGGCAAGATTTGCTAGAGCTTATTGAAACACGAACTCAAATGTTAGCAGCTAGCCGTGAGCtacataaatttttccatgacTGCAAAGATGTTCTTGGAAGGATcttggaaaaacaaaatgcaaTGTCTGATGAATTGGGCCGCGACGCTGGCTCAGTTTCGGCACTTCAACGTAAACACGGCAACTTTATCCAAGACTTATTCACCTTACAGTCACAGGTGACACAAATTCAAGATGAATCGTCTAAACTTCAAGCTAGCTACGCAGGGGATAAGGCTAGAGAAATCACGAATAGAGAGGCCGAAGTAGTAGCAGCTTGGAATAATTTACAATCTTTGTGCGAAGGACGTAAGGCAAAATTGGAAGACACCGGCGATTTGTTCAGATTCTTCAACATGGTTAGAACATTACTGATTTGGATGGATGATGTTGTTAGGCAAATGAACACTTCAGAGAAGCCCCGTGATGTATCAGGTGTAGAACTACTTATGAATAATCATCAAAGTTTGAAAGCTGAAATCGACACCAGGGAAGACAATCTTACTGCTTGTCTTGACCTAGGAAAAGATCTATTGGCAAGGAATCATTACGCTAGCGTCCAAATTAAGGAAAAACTACTAGCATTGACTGATCACAGAAATGCATTGTTGCACCGCTGGGAAGAAAGATGGGAGAATCTGCAGCTAA TTCTTGAAGTTTACCAATTTGCCAGAGATGCAGCTGTAGCAGAAGCTTGGCTTATTGCTCAGGAGCCATATCTCATGAGCCAAGAACTTGGG CATACAATCGACGACGTAGAAAATCTGATCAAGAAACATGAAGCTTTCGAAAAATCAGCTGCAGCACAAGAAGAAAGATTTAGTGCTCTACAACGACTCACAACG TCTGAGTGTCCTGATAAAGAATGCGGCCTGTACCCACCGGTGCTGGAATTTAGTCACAAATTAATCTTTACTCCGGAATGTCCTCCGTCATCTAAAATCCCTATAACACAACCCAAAAAATACCTCAAATCCCAAGGTGAGATTGTGCGTGACATTATTTTGTACTGTGACAGATTTATCATGCCTGATACGATGCAAAGACGTGAGTGTACATCTACAGGAACTAAAATCATTTATCCAAATGCTATAAATTATAGAACTGATAAGACAAAACCCTCCAAGTCTTTTCTATGGAGTTCTAGTTGGAATTCTACGAGTAAAACTTCTCAAGGTTCTTCTGGCAGTCAACCTGTATCACCTTATGCAGAATTCACAGATGTGCCTGTATTCGATGATGAGATTGTTACTTCCAACGAAAGAAAAACCTTAAGAAGAATCAGCACAATCAGTGCTCACAAACCAGAATTTTTCAGGTTACATTCCACTCCTGAAATTGCGGATTTGACTGTATTGATTCCGAGGAAGTATTGTGTGTCAAACTCTTCCTCGGATACCGAATACAGTGAAATAATTGACACAGCTTGTGTTCCTGAAAAGAGAACGAAGAGTTCGACCAGTATTGATGTCAGTCATTCTGTAATGATCCACAACCTCGTGgatactgacaatgagttcaATCACAAACATGTAAATGTCGAACTAAAAACTCAACTAGTCAAACCCACAGATACACAAATGAATGAATATGGTCTGGAAGCATATCTTAGAGACAAAAAGTCAGAAAAAGCATTGGCTGAGATTTCTTTAAACGACGAGTTATCAAGTGAGGATAGGCATAGCCTAGAccttgaaaaatcaataactAACATAAGGAAGTTACGTCTTGAAATTGGGGCATTTACGGATGATTTAATAAAAGCAGACCTTGATCCAAGTGAGTTGCTTATTTTAGCAGAGCGTTGTTTCTGTAATGAAGATAACAGTATTCGTAGTTTTAATCATTTAATGCAGGTAAAATTCAATGATCACGATTATATGTCATTGAAATCACGCGCAATGCCACCAAAATCCTCTAAATTACTAACGAACGAGACATCGAGTGTCCGTGAACGTAGTAAGTCCCTTTTGGGTCCTAAAGACAAGTTCAAAAAAAGTTCTAATTTGAACAAAGTTGACCCAAACTTATCCGCTATCTCGgattcagaaaaatcattcCCTTCCCAAGACCACTCCTTTTCTTTAGACAATGTAACCCTGGAAAACAATGTTACTCAA